From a single Planococcus shenhongbingii genomic region:
- a CDS encoding class D sortase, with amino-acid sequence MKRDKSEKRRTKPIKRLVLLSLSVALIVFGVWFSSTNASSFLKGYLLFKIGQAGNDSHLTESAAAAPAKVEIPEKAQLPEVLYPEAPTKGENIGDLYIPKLDATLPIFHGTDEEELEKGVGHFADSVLPGEADNSVLSGHRDTVFRKLGEVGKGDLLVVQTSAGKFTYKVRQVRIVDQDDRTVIVPKPKATLTVSTCYPFDFIGYAPDRYILIADLIARE; translated from the coding sequence ATGAAAAGGGATAAAAGTGAAAAAAGAAGAACCAAACCTATAAAACGTTTGGTTCTTCTTTCCCTGTCTGTTGCCCTTATTGTTTTTGGAGTATGGTTCAGCAGCACAAATGCGTCCTCTTTTTTAAAAGGCTATCTGCTTTTTAAAATCGGTCAAGCTGGAAACGACAGCCACTTAACAGAGTCCGCTGCAGCTGCTCCAGCAAAAGTTGAAATTCCTGAAAAAGCTCAATTGCCTGAAGTACTTTATCCAGAAGCTCCTACAAAAGGAGAAAATATTGGCGATTTGTATATCCCGAAACTCGATGCTACACTTCCGATATTTCACGGCACAGATGAAGAAGAACTGGAAAAAGGTGTAGGGCATTTTGCGGATAGCGTGTTGCCTGGCGAAGCGGATAATTCCGTATTATCCGGCCACCGTGATACAGTATTCCGGAAGCTCGGGGAAGTTGGAAAAGGTGACTTGCTTGTCGTCCAAACTTCCGCCGGCAAATTCACTTATAAAGTAAGACAAGTCCGCATTGTTGATCAAGACGACCGCACAGTAATTGTGCCTAAACCAAAAGCCACTTTAACAGTCTCCACCTGCTATCCTTTTGACTTTATCGGCTACGCACCGGATCGGTATATTCTAATAGCAGATTTGATAGCTAGGGAATAA